Proteins from one Lonchura striata isolate bLonStr1 chromosome 28, bLonStr1.mat, whole genome shotgun sequence genomic window:
- the GZMM gene encoding LOW QUALITY PROTEIN: granzyme M (The sequence of the model RefSeq protein was modified relative to this genomic sequence to represent the inferred CDS: substituted 1 base at 1 genomic stop codon): MGPSLGPLLLLLLPPLPWAEPRPGGAGGAGVGSDAPAGAVAGAGGDGTRLQPSIIGGHEAKKHSRPYMVLLQLEGNRSCGAALLHRRWALTAAHCLREKXSEGRLVVGLHKLGDSGASTQSFHIRAACPHPDYDPQTMENDLLLLQLDGKVTLSKTRRLISLARREPAPGERCSLAGWGVVDSQGRKPSPTLQELEVTVMDTQKCNSSRFWHGEIGPSMICFQGQRRGSAPAKGDSGGPLVCGKRPAVAGVVSFSSRNPTDPSKPPVAASTVKNKKWIRKTLRRGCGQPEHPGDTKHPFLFTQVGF; encoded by the exons ATGGGGCCGAGCCTGgggccgctgctgctgctgctgctgccgccccTCCCGTGGGCTGAGCCCCGGCCCGGTGGGGCCGGTGGGGCCGGCGTGGGCTCGGACGCACCGGCCGGGGCGGTGGCTGGTGCCGGTGGGGACGGGACCCGGCTCCAGCCCTCGATCATCGGGGGACACGAGGCCAAAAAGCACTCCCGGCCCTACATGGTGCTCCTCCAGCTCGAGGGGAATCGCTCCTGCGGGGCAGCGCTGCTGCACCGGCGCTGGGCGCTGACAGCCGCGCACTGCCTGCGTGAGAAGTGA AGCGAGGGGCGTCTGGTGGTGGGGCTGCACAAGCTGGGGGACAGCGGGGCGAGCACCCAGAGCTTCCACATCCGGGCTGCCTGTCCCCACCCCGACTACGACCCACAGACGATGGAGAACgacctgctcctgctgcag CTGGACGGGAAGGTGACACTGAGCAAGACACGGCGGCTGATCTCGCTGGCGAGACGGGAGCCGGCGCCGGGGGAGCGCTGCAGCCTGGCGGGCTGGGGGGTCGTGGACTCCCAGGGTCGGAAGCCGTCGCccaccctgcaggagctggaggtgaCGGTGATGGACACGCAGAAATGCAACAGCAGCCGCTTCTGGCACGGCGAAATCGGCCCCTCCATGATCTGCTTCCAGGGGCAGCGCCGCGGCTCGGCGCCCGCCAAG GGTGACTCGGGGGGCCCGTTGGTGTGCGGGAAGCGGCCGGCGGTGGCCGGTGTGGTGTCCTTCAGCAGCAGGAACCCCACGGACCCTTCCAAGCCGCCGGTGGCCGCCTCGACCGTGAAGAACAAGAAATGGATCCGGAAAACGCTGCGGAGGGGATGCGGCCAGCCCGAACACCCGGGAGACACCAAACACCCCTTCCTATTTACACAGGTTGGCTTTTAA
- the REEP6 gene encoding receptor expression-enhancing protein 6, producing the protein MGSVQQRLERFLYSPGPIGDLLARLEARTGVQRLYLATGSLAFLGLYLMFGYGASLLCNVIGFVYPAYLSIKAIESNSKEDDTMWLTYWVVYGVFSIAEFFSDLFLYWFPFYYAGKCLFLVWCMAPVPWNGSQLIYHSIIRPFFLKHHRAVDNMMGDIGTKALDAASSVTREGIKAPLNLTELVQKAK; encoded by the exons atgggCTCCGTGCAGCAGCGCCTGGAGCGCTTCCTCTACAGCCCCGGCCCCATCGGCGACCTGCTGGCTCGGCTGGAAGCCCGTACCGGCGTCCAACGGCTTTACCTGGCCACAG GCTCCCTGGCTTTCCTGGGGCTGTACCTCATGTTCGGCTACGGCGCTTCCCTGCTCTGCAATGTCATCGGCTTCGTCTACCCCGCCTACCTCTC CATCAAAGCCATCGAGAGCAACAGCAAGGAGGATGACACCATGTGGCTCACCTACTGGGTGGTCTACGGCGTCTTCAGCATCGCCGAGTTCTTCTCCGACCTCTTCCTCTACTGGTTCCCCTTCTACTACGCCGGGAAG TGCCTGTTCCTGGTGTGGTGCATGGCCCCAGTGCCCTGGAACGGCTCCCAGCTCATCTACCACAGCATCATCCGGCCCTTCTTCCTCAAGCACCACCGCGCCGTGGACAACATGATGGGTGACATCGGCACCAAGGCTCTGGACGCCGCCTCCAGCGTCACCCGAGAAG GCATCAAAGCACCCCTGAACCTGACAGAGTTAGTGCAGAAGGCGAAGTGA
- the PCSK4 gene encoding proprotein convertase subtilisin/kexin type 4, producing the protein MEGEPFHHFSHRGSRQRALSRHWGWHMRLARDPQVLWFEQQTLKRRSKRGAGVVPTDPWFPKQWYMNNDVHPDLNILTAWSRGYTGLGVVLTVLDDGLEKDHPDLAANYDPLASYDFNSNDPDPQPRYSDSDKNWHGTRCAGEVAAVANNGICGAGVAYNAKIGGVRMLDGSITDMVEAQALGLQPQYIHIYSASWGPEDDGRTVDGPGVLAAAAFHRGVVQGRGGLGSIFIWASGNGGTNYDNCNCDGYTNSIYTVSVGSVLADGQRPRYSESCPAILTTTYSSRATSEVQIVTTDLHHRCTDKHTGTSASAPLAAGMVALALEANPALSWRDLQHLIIRASRPAHLQAEDWAENGAGRRVSHYYGYGLLDAGLLVQAASTWTGTRPQQKCSVQAVQVPRDIGSRLTISTDASSCSKSIRSLEHVQVQLSLSYSRRGDLVVALSSPMGTTSTLVTVRPYDTSQDGYKDWTFMSTHFWDENPKGIWTLQLENRGDAQNRGQLSSFILHLHGTDEDMPARRSAATATAECLGRDEQGACQDCGRSLYAHQGSCLPYCPPRYYGRARGATLGDSARVCASCHPSCYTCQGALANNCTSCPSGHTFQDITHTCQQPEEGSPSPAGPRRDLLLLAVLAGGSLVLLALLYPMCRTLLRARRTQ; encoded by the exons ATGGAGGGAGAGCCCTTCCACCACTTCAGCCACCGCGGCAGCCGGCAGAGAGCCCTGAGCCggcactgggggtggcacatGCGGCTCGCCAGGGACCCCCAG GTCCTGTGGTTCGAGCAGCAGACGCTGAAGAGACGCTCCAAGAGAGGCGCGGGCGTGGTGCCCACCGACCCCTGGTTCCCCAAGCAGTGGTACATG AACAACGACGTCCATCCCGACCTGAACATCCTCACGGCGTGGAGCAGAGGCTACACGGGGCTGGGCGTGGTGCTGACTGTCCTGGACGATGGGCTGGAGAAGGATCACCCCGACCTGGCCGCCAACTAC GACCCGCTGGCCAGTTACGACTTCAACAGCAACGACCCCGACCCCCAGCCCCGGTACAGCGACAGCGACAAGAACTG GCACGGGACACGCTGCGCGGGGGAAGTGGCAGCCGTGGCCAACAATGGAATCTGCGGTGCTGGCGTCGCCTACAATGCCAAAATTGGAG GCGTGCGGATGCTGGACGGCTCCATCACGGACATGGTGGAGGcccaggccctgggcctgcAGCCCCAGTACATCCACATCTACAGCGCCAGCTGGGGCCCCGAGGACGATGGCAGGACGGTGGACGGGCCCGGAGTCCTGGCTGCGGCCGCTTTCCACAGAGGGGTCGTCCAG GGACGGGGTGGGCTCGGCTCCATCTTCATCTGGGCCTCGGGCAACGGCGGCACCAACTACGACAACTGCAACTGCGACGGGTACACCAACAGCATCTACACGGTGTCGGTGGGCAGCGTCCTGGCGGACGGGCAGCGGCCCCGCTACAGCGAGAGCTGCCCCGCCATCCTCACCACCACCTACAGCAGCAGGGCCACCAGCGAGGTGCAGATC GTGACCACTGACCTGCACCACCGCTGCACAGACAAACACACCGGCACCTCCGCCTCGGCCCCGCTGGCCGCGGGCATGGTGGCCCTGGCGCTGGAGGCCAA cccagccctgagctggcggGACCTGCAGCACCTGATCATCAGGGCCTCCAGACCCGCTCACCTGCAGGCAGAGGACTGGGCTGAGAACGGTGCCGGGCGCAGGG TGAGCCACTACTACGGCTACGGGCTGCTGGACGCGGGGCTGCTGGTGCAGGCGGCCTCCACGTGGACGGGGACGCGGCCCCAGCAGAAATGTTCGGTCCAGGCCGTGCAGGTGCCCAG GGACATCGGCTCCAGGCTCACCATCTCCACGGatgcctcctcctgctccaagaGCATCCGCTCACTGGAGCACGTCCAGGtgcagctgtccctgagctACAGCCGCAGGGGGGACCTGgtggtggctctgagcagccccaTGGGGACCACGTCCACGCTGGTGACGGTGCG cccctaCGACACCAGCCAGGACGGCTACAAGGACTGGACCTTCATGTCCACGCACTTCTGGGATGAGAACCCCAAGGGGATCTGGACCCTCCAGCTGGAGAACAGGGGTGATGCCCAGAACAGAG GCCAGCTGAGCAGCTTCATCCTGCACCTGCACGGCACGGACGAGGACATGCCAGCCAGGCGCTCCGCAGCCACCGCCACCGCCGAGTGTCTCGGGAGGGACGAGCAGGGAGCCTGCCAGG ACTGTGGCCGCTCCCTGTACGCCCACcagggctcctgcctgccctacTGCCCCCCACGCTACTACGGCCGCGCACGGGGTGCCACCCTTGGGGACAGCGCCCGCGTCTGTGCCAGCTGCCACCCCTCCTGCTACACCTGCCAGGGCGCTTTGGCCAACAACTGCACGTCGTGTCCCTCAGGCCACACCTTCCAGGACATCACCCACACGTGCCAGCAGCCCGAGGagggctcccccagcccggcggggccgcgcagGGACCTGCTGCTCCTCGCCGTCCTGGCCGGCGgcagcctggtgctgctggcactgctgtaCCCCATGTGTCGCACGCTCCTCCGCGCCAGGAGGACACAGTGA
- the C28H19orf25 gene encoding UPF0449 protein C19orf25 homolog, whose protein sequence is MSSRAKRVLLTRPEPPSAEQILADVQGSHPSDPVFVLPAEPPQEPGPAPGCPEPAERERLYRQIRSYVAMNQRLQQSREQLRERRRELQRVGEELDRGIAEMRHKAF, encoded by the exons ATGAGCTCCAGGGCCAAGCGGGTGCTGCTCACCCGCCCTGAGCCCCCCAGCGCGGAGCAGATCCTGGCCGACGTGCAGGGCTCGCACCCCTCCGACCCCGTGTTCGTCCTCCCCGCCGAGCCCCCccaggagcccggccccgctccag GCTGCCCCGAGCCCGCGGAGCGGGAGCGGCTGTACCGGCAGATCCGCTCCTACGTGGCCATGAACCAGCGGCTGCAGCAATCCCGGGAGcagctgcgggagcggcgccgggagctGCAGAGGGTCGGGGAGGAGCTGGACCGCGGCATCGCCGAGATGAGGCACAAAGCGTTCTGA